A stretch of the Bradyrhizobium sp. CCBAU 53351 genome encodes the following:
- a CDS encoding N-acyl homoserine lactonase family protein, protein MALEIKILDYGDIELESSFLVLGRDCGRTRRVLTLGFLILGGKYPVVVDTGYRSNQIMETLGMRGLQYHENMIENQLARHGVRMGDVRFVCHTHLHIDHAGKDDLFPMNTTVVLNRKELEYSVSGLMHPQYPAPDIKHLIDRLHTKSALRFLDLEITGPIELMPGVYCDAANAHTEGSMNVIVETADGIATICGDVIYDFNDQIVTPFNEIHDWEPRTTGNHGTSKRAEKASIKKLLSNSRYLLPVHDRPAKIEGGNVVGRLHDQVPGPIVQSLPARNWFPA, encoded by the coding sequence ATGGCGCTGGAGATCAAGATCCTGGACTACGGCGATATCGAGCTGGAATCGAGCTTTCTGGTGCTCGGCCGCGACTGCGGCCGCACCCGCCGCGTCCTCACCCTCGGCTTTTTGATCCTTGGCGGGAAATATCCCGTCGTGGTCGACACCGGCTACCGCTCCAACCAGATCATGGAGACGCTGGGCATGCGCGGGCTGCAGTACCACGAGAACATGATCGAGAACCAGCTCGCGCGCCACGGCGTGCGCATGGGCGACGTCCGCTTCGTCTGCCATACCCATCTGCACATCGACCATGCCGGCAAGGACGATCTGTTTCCGATGAACACGACCGTGGTGCTCAACCGCAAGGAGCTCGAATATTCGGTGTCCGGCCTGATGCATCCGCAATATCCGGCGCCCGACATCAAGCATTTGATCGATCGGCTGCACACCAAGAGCGCGCTGCGCTTCCTCGACCTCGAGATCACCGGCCCGATCGAGCTGATGCCCGGCGTCTATTGCGACGCCGCCAACGCGCATACGGAGGGCTCGATGAACGTCATCGTCGAGACCGCCGATGGCATCGCCACCATCTGCGGCGACGTGATCTACGACTTCAATGACCAGATCGTGACGCCGTTCAACGAGATCCACGATTGGGAGCCGCGCACGACGGGCAATCACGGCACCAGCAAGCGTGCGGAGAAGGCCTCGATCAAGAAGCTGCTGAGCAATTCGCGCTATCTGCTGCCGGTGCACGACCGTCCCGCCAAGATCGAAGGCGGCAACGTCGTCGGACGCCTGCACGACCAGGTCCCCGGCCCGATCGTGCAATCGCTGCCGGCACGCAACTGGTTCCCGGCGTAA
- a CDS encoding isochorismatase family protein: protein MTHVTLRSEFEALIDPYAPVAQVGTGFDFTEGPIWHPVDHYLLFSDMPGDVRRRWDARRGVAEVKRPSNKCNGMTYDAELNLIVCEHATSSLIRERPDGRREVLASHFGGQELNSPNDVCVHSSGAIYFSDPWYGRMPVYGVERPRQLGFQGVYRVVPGSEPKLVVERNLFDQPNGLCFSPDEKLLYVNDTVQALIRVFDVSADGSLSNVRVFASGIKSELEPGLPDGMKCDQHGNVWVTAPGGVWVYSPRGELLGKVRVAELVANLAWGGPDFRTLYLTSTHSVYAIPTKVGPRHEPYMSGRRSGGGATASAAPQAPILADGEMRLDPQRCAMIIQDLQNDVIMDGGAFAESGAPGHAKQQHVVENVRRLAETARARGVAIIHVWFVVEPGAPGVTLNAPLFEGLVDSKAMVRGSWGAAPVSGLEPRPGDFVVEKMRMSAWEGTRLETILKATGRDMIINTGAWTNMSVEHTARTGADKGYFMIVPEDCCSTMNADWHAASINFAMQNVAIVTRADAVIRALG from the coding sequence ATGACCCACGTCACCTTGCGAAGCGAATTCGAGGCGCTGATCGACCCCTATGCCCCGGTCGCGCAGGTCGGCACGGGTTTCGACTTCACGGAAGGGCCGATCTGGCATCCGGTCGATCACTATTTGCTATTTTCGGACATGCCCGGCGACGTGCGCCGGCGCTGGGATGCGCGGCGCGGCGTCGCCGAGGTCAAGCGCCCCTCGAACAAATGCAACGGCATGACCTACGATGCCGAGCTCAACCTCATCGTCTGCGAGCACGCGACATCATCGCTGATCCGCGAACGGCCGGACGGGCGGCGCGAAGTGCTGGCGTCGCATTTTGGGGGGCAGGAGCTGAACAGCCCGAACGACGTCTGCGTGCACTCGTCCGGCGCGATCTATTTCTCGGACCCCTGGTACGGCCGGATGCCGGTCTATGGTGTCGAGCGGCCGCGCCAGCTCGGCTTCCAGGGCGTCTATCGCGTCGTCCCCGGCAGCGAGCCGAAGCTCGTCGTCGAGCGAAACCTGTTCGACCAGCCGAACGGGCTGTGCTTCTCGCCCGACGAGAAGCTGCTCTATGTCAACGACACCGTGCAGGCGCTGATCCGCGTCTTCGACGTCAGTGCCGACGGCTCGCTCTCGAATGTCCGGGTGTTCGCAAGCGGCATCAAGTCCGAGCTGGAGCCGGGCCTGCCGGACGGCATGAAGTGCGACCAGCATGGCAATGTCTGGGTCACCGCGCCCGGAGGCGTCTGGGTCTATTCGCCGCGCGGCGAGCTGCTCGGCAAGGTGCGCGTGGCCGAGCTGGTCGCCAACCTCGCCTGGGGCGGGCCGGATTTCCGCACGCTGTACCTGACCTCGACCCATTCGGTCTATGCGATCCCGACCAAGGTCGGCCCGCGGCACGAGCCCTATATGAGCGGGCGGCGAAGCGGCGGCGGCGCGACCGCAAGCGCCGCGCCGCAGGCGCCCATCCTCGCCGACGGCGAGATGCGGCTCGATCCCCAGCGCTGCGCCATGATCATCCAGGACCTGCAGAACGACGTCATCATGGACGGAGGCGCCTTCGCCGAATCAGGCGCGCCCGGCCACGCCAAGCAGCAGCATGTCGTCGAGAATGTCCGCCGCCTTGCGGAGACGGCTCGCGCGCGAGGTGTCGCCATCATCCATGTCTGGTTCGTCGTCGAGCCAGGCGCGCCCGGCGTGACGCTGAATGCGCCGCTGTTCGAAGGGCTGGTCGACAGCAAGGCGATGGTGCGCGGAAGCTGGGGTGCTGCGCCCGTCTCCGGTCTCGAGCCGCGGCCCGGCGACTTCGTCGTCGAGAAGATGCGCATGAGCGCGTGGGAGGGCACGCGGCTGGAGACGATCCTGAAGGCCACCGGGCGCGACATGATCATCAACACCGGCGCCTGGACCAACATGTCGGTGGAGCACACCGCCCGCACCGGGGCCGACAAAGGCTACTTCATGATCGTGCCGGAGGATTGCTGCTCGACCATGAATGCGGACTGGCACGCCGCCTCGATCAACTTCGCCATGCAGAACGTCGCCATCGTCACCCGGGCGGATGCCGTCATCCGGGCGTTGGGATGA
- a CDS encoding FMN-dependent NADH-azoreductase, giving the protein MAKLLHLSCSPRADSISSAGARVFLDGFRQARPDWDIDVVDLWRERMPEFAGPIVEAKYARMNGQAFNDAERDSFAEAERMATRFALADRVLISTPMWNFGIPYKLKQWFDIVVQPGLTFRFDPSQGYLPLLKDRPTLVILASGSDFATGMNRGRIDMATPYLRDILRFIGIDNVRFVAIGPTTGPQQPIEAARDRAHRRLAAMATSF; this is encoded by the coding sequence GTGGCCAAGCTCCTGCATCTGTCCTGCTCGCCCCGCGCCGACTCCATCTCGAGCGCCGGCGCGCGCGTCTTCCTTGACGGCTTCCGTCAGGCCCGGCCGGACTGGGACATCGATGTCGTCGACCTCTGGCGGGAGCGGATGCCGGAATTCGCAGGTCCCATCGTCGAGGCCAAATATGCACGGATGAACGGACAGGCCTTCAACGACGCGGAGCGTGACAGCTTTGCCGAGGCCGAGCGAATGGCGACCCGCTTCGCGCTCGCCGATCGCGTGCTGATCTCGACGCCGATGTGGAATTTCGGCATCCCCTACAAGCTCAAGCAATGGTTCGACATCGTAGTCCAGCCCGGGCTGACCTTTCGCTTCGACCCATCGCAGGGCTATCTCCCGTTGCTGAAGGACCGGCCGACGCTGGTGATTCTCGCCAGCGGCAGCGACTTCGCCACCGGCATGAATCGCGGCCGCATCGACATGGCAACGCCCTATTTGCGGGACATCCTGCGCTTCATCGGCATCGACAATGTCCGTTTCGTGGCGATCGGGCCAACCACCGGACCGCAGCAGCCGATCGAGGCTGCGCGGGACAGAGCGCACCGACGTCTGGCCGCAATGGCCACGAGCTTCTGA
- a CDS encoding U32 family peptidase, with the protein MQLSLGPVLYNWAPERWRDFYFRIADEAPVDVVSVGEIVCSKRSPFFADHIPAVVERLQSAGKEVLLGSLILVSLRRERRQTEELASAEGALVEVNDLTCLRALAGRAHAIGPFVNIYNEASAAFHAAHGARRICLPPELPLASIAAIAKAVPDVTTEVFAFGRVPLAISARCYHARLHKLAKDNCRFVCEKDPDGLLLNTLEQQDFLTVNGVQTLSHSCANLLGEAGLLRESNVRSLRLSPQDCDMVEIARTFRDVLDGRDDVDGGNRRLAAAYPGVPFSNGFLWAEPGHLYRQARSGGAQGSAA; encoded by the coding sequence ATGCAACTCAGCCTCGGTCCAGTTCTGTACAATTGGGCGCCTGAACGCTGGCGCGACTTCTATTTCCGTATCGCCGACGAAGCGCCTGTCGATGTCGTCTCAGTCGGCGAGATCGTCTGCTCGAAGCGATCGCCGTTCTTTGCAGACCACATCCCGGCCGTGGTCGAACGGCTGCAAAGCGCTGGCAAAGAGGTGCTGCTCGGCTCGCTGATCCTGGTCTCGCTGCGGCGCGAGCGCCGCCAGACCGAAGAGCTCGCTTCGGCCGAAGGCGCACTGGTCGAGGTGAATGATCTGACCTGTCTCAGGGCGCTGGCGGGCCGGGCGCACGCCATCGGGCCCTTCGTCAACATCTACAACGAAGCCAGCGCGGCCTTTCACGCCGCGCACGGGGCCAGGCGCATCTGCCTGCCGCCGGAATTGCCGCTGGCTTCGATCGCGGCGATCGCGAAGGCCGTCCCTGATGTCACGACGGAGGTGTTCGCGTTCGGCAGGGTGCCGCTCGCCATCTCCGCGCGCTGCTATCACGCGCGCCTCCACAAGCTCGCCAAGGACAATTGTCGCTTCGTCTGCGAGAAGGATCCGGATGGTCTGCTGCTGAACACGCTGGAGCAGCAGGATTTCCTCACCGTCAACGGCGTGCAGACCCTGTCTCACAGCTGCGCCAATCTGCTGGGCGAGGCCGGCCTCCTGCGCGAGAGCAACGTTCGCTCGTTGCGCCTGTCGCCGCAGGATTGCGACATGGTCGAGATCGCCAGGACCTTTCGCGACGTGCTCGACGGCCGCGACGATGTCGATGGCGGCAATCGCCGCCTTGCGGCGGCCTATCCCGGTGTGCCGTTCTCGAATGGGTTCCTGTGGGCCGAGCCAGGACACCTCTATCGTCAAGCCCGATCAGGCGGTGCTCAGGGCTCGGCGGCGTAA
- a CDS encoding peptidase U32 family protein, with product MELICPAGTPAALKSAIDAGADAIYCGFADETNARNFPGLNFSRDEMRKSIALAHGRGARVLVAINTFPRASAVDIWHRAVDDAVSAGADALILADIGLMDYTARRHPNQRLHVSVQAAAANPDAIAFYAENFGARRVVLPRVLSVPEIAEITRESACETEVFVFGGLCVMAEGRCSLSSYATGKSPNMQGVCSPPSHVTYEQTADGTKSSLGGFTINRFAVSEPAGYPTLCKGRFSTAQGAGYIFEDPVSLDATTLLRGLRDAGVTALKIEGRQRGRAYVESVVRHFRHALAALESGSEADIASLKPFTEGQASTLGAYRKTWR from the coding sequence ATGGAACTGATCTGTCCCGCCGGAACGCCGGCCGCGCTGAAGAGCGCCATCGATGCCGGCGCCGACGCGATCTATTGCGGCTTCGCCGACGAGACGAATGCGCGCAACTTTCCGGGATTGAATTTCAGCCGCGACGAGATGCGCAAGAGCATCGCGCTGGCGCATGGTCGCGGCGCGCGGGTCCTGGTGGCCATCAACACCTTCCCGCGCGCTTCCGCCGTCGACATCTGGCATCGCGCGGTGGACGATGCGGTGAGCGCCGGAGCCGACGCGCTGATCCTCGCCGACATCGGCTTGATGGATTACACCGCGCGTCGCCATCCGAACCAGCGTCTGCACGTCTCGGTTCAGGCCGCCGCCGCGAACCCGGATGCCATCGCCTTCTACGCCGAAAATTTCGGGGCGCGGCGCGTCGTGCTGCCGCGTGTCCTGAGCGTGCCCGAGATTGCCGAGATCACCCGCGAGTCTGCCTGCGAGACCGAGGTCTTCGTGTTCGGCGGGCTCTGCGTGATGGCGGAGGGGCGCTGCTCGCTGTCGTCCTATGCGACCGGAAAGTCGCCGAACATGCAGGGCGTCTGCTCGCCGCCGAGCCATGTGACCTACGAACAGACTGCGGACGGGACGAAGTCGAGCTTGGGCGGCTTCACCATCAACCGGTTCGCCGTGAGCGAGCCCGCGGGCTATCCGACGCTGTGCAAGGGCCGCTTCTCGACCGCGCAGGGCGCCGGTTACATCTTTGAGGATCCCGTCAGCCTGGACGCCACGACCTTGCTTCGGGGTTTGCGCGATGCCGGCGTCACCGCGCTCAAGATCGAGGGCCGTCAGCGCGGCCGCGCCTATGTCGAAAGCGTGGTGCGCCATTTCCGTCACGCGCTCGCGGCGCTGGAAAGCGGGAGCGAGGCCGACATCGCAAGCCTGAAGCCGTTCACCGAAGGGCAGGCCTCCACGCTCGGCGCCTATCGCAAGACCTGGCGCTAA
- a CDS encoding SCP2 domain-containing protein → MNDPSAASPGQLPTIPPLVAIAMRPLPLLPLQLVLGGVLQRIHRRNPAMFDRLGDHARARFGIKPIDLPFAFVVEARPPRLSVVRELPKGLNARISASLANLLALLEGKVDGDALMFSRELVVEGDVEAVLALRNAIDDAQLDLATEVSSLFGPLGAPARRAFATARGRVIGSSGQGETSR, encoded by the coding sequence ATGAATGATCCGTCCGCCGCATCGCCCGGCCAATTGCCGACGATTCCGCCGCTCGTCGCAATTGCCATGCGCCCGCTACCTCTGCTGCCGTTGCAGCTCGTTCTCGGCGGCGTCCTGCAGCGGATCCACCGGCGCAATCCTGCAATGTTCGACCGGCTCGGCGATCACGCGCGCGCGCGGTTCGGGATCAAGCCGATCGATCTGCCCTTTGCCTTCGTGGTCGAGGCGAGGCCGCCGCGCCTGTCCGTCGTGCGCGAGCTGCCGAAAGGCCTGAACGCGCGGATCTCCGCCTCGCTCGCCAATCTCCTGGCCTTGCTCGAAGGCAAGGTCGATGGCGATGCCCTGATGTTCTCGCGCGAGCTCGTCGTCGAGGGCGATGTCGAGGCGGTGCTGGCGTTGCGCAATGCGATCGACGACGCCCAGCTCGATCTCGCTACGGAAGTGTCCTCGTTGTTTGGTCCGCTGGGCGCGCCGGCGAGGCGCGCTTTCGCGACCGCCCGTGGCCGCGTGATCGGCTCATCCGGCCAAGGCGAGACATCGAGATGA
- a CDS encoding UbiD family decarboxylase, with protein MQRDVPRFRDLSDFLRFIESRGQLRRIREKVSVVHEITEIHRRVLGAHGPALLFEQPVRADGRPSEMPLLTNLFGTVERIAWGMGIAPDRLEELGALMAELRTPRPPNSIRDVFDKLPLARAALATRPRTRAGAPVQDCVTMGPDIDLARLPVQICWPGEPAPLITWPLVITVPPESATADQEENVGVYRMQVLGRDRAIIRWLAHRGGARHHQQWKAIGRDMPVAIVIGADPATILAAVLPLPETMSELRFAGILRGERPDLAPCLTVPLAIPAEAEIVIEGFVSATETAPEGPYGDHTGYYNSVEEFPVMRVTAITTRRQPVYLSTFTGRPPDEPSRIGEALNRLFVPLIRQQFPEVTDCWLPPEACSYRIAVAAIKKRYPGQARRLMLGLWSMLPQFSYTKLLIVVDDDIDVRDWQAVMWAVSTRSDASRDLVTLTDTPIDYLDFASPKSGLGGKLGIDATTKIPPETDREWGVPLAMDPTVVARVDAMWATLGLSTTARAPALS; from the coding sequence TTGCAACGTGATGTGCCGCGCTTTCGCGACTTGTCCGACTTCCTGCGCTTCATCGAAAGCCGGGGGCAGTTGCGACGCATTCGCGAGAAGGTCTCCGTCGTCCACGAGATCACGGAAATCCACCGGCGTGTGCTTGGGGCACACGGACCGGCATTATTGTTCGAGCAGCCGGTCAGGGCCGATGGCCGCCCCTCGGAGATGCCGCTCCTCACCAATCTGTTCGGGACGGTCGAGCGGATCGCATGGGGCATGGGAATCGCGCCCGACCGTCTCGAAGAGCTTGGCGCGCTGATGGCCGAGCTCCGCACCCCGCGGCCGCCGAACAGCATCAGGGATGTCTTCGACAAGCTTCCGCTCGCCCGCGCCGCGCTGGCGACGCGTCCGCGCACGCGCGCAGGCGCGCCGGTGCAGGATTGCGTCACGATGGGGCCCGACATCGATCTCGCGCGATTGCCGGTCCAGATCTGCTGGCCCGGCGAGCCGGCGCCGCTGATCACCTGGCCGCTCGTGATCACCGTGCCGCCGGAATCCGCGACGGCCGACCAGGAGGAGAATGTCGGCGTCTACCGCATGCAGGTGCTCGGCCGCGACCGCGCCATCATCCGCTGGCTCGCGCATCGCGGCGGCGCCCGGCATCACCAGCAATGGAAGGCGATCGGGCGCGACATGCCGGTCGCGATCGTCATCGGAGCCGATCCCGCCACCATCCTGGCGGCGGTGCTGCCGCTTCCCGAGACGATGTCGGAGCTGCGCTTCGCCGGCATCTTGCGTGGCGAGCGGCCCGACCTCGCGCCATGCCTCACCGTCCCGCTCGCGATCCCGGCCGAAGCCGAGATCGTCATCGAGGGCTTCGTCTCCGCGACCGAAACCGCGCCCGAGGGTCCGTATGGCGATCACACCGGGTACTATAATTCCGTCGAGGAATTCCCTGTGATGCGCGTGACGGCGATCACCACCCGTCGGCAGCCCGTCTACCTCTCGACCTTCACGGGCCGGCCGCCGGACGAGCCGTCACGGATCGGCGAGGCGCTCAATCGCCTGTTCGTTCCGCTGATCCGTCAGCAATTCCCTGAGGTGACCGATTGCTGGCTGCCGCCGGAGGCCTGCTCCTACCGGATCGCGGTCGCGGCGATCAAGAAGCGCTATCCCGGACAAGCGCGGCGGCTGATGCTGGGCCTGTGGTCGATGCTGCCGCAGTTCAGCTACACAAAGCTCCTGATCGTGGTCGACGACGATATCGACGTCCGCGATTGGCAGGCCGTAATGTGGGCCGTCTCGACGCGCAGCGATGCCTCGCGCGACCTCGTGACCCTCACCGACACGCCGATCGACTATCTCGACTTTGCCTCGCCGAAATCGGGGCTCGGCGGCAAGCTCGGCATCGACGCCACCACCAAGATCCCACCGGAGACGGATCGCGAATGGGGCGTTCCGCTGGCCATGGATCCTACCGTGGTCGCGCGCGTCGATGCGATGTGGGCTACACTCGGCCTGTCCACCACGGCGCGCGCCCCGGCCCTCTCATGA
- a CDS encoding UbiX family flavin prenyltransferase codes for MSVRQGIIVGISGASGAAIGMRIVELLADNPDYAVHLVVSPAAERTLNEEVGSDALARLRALAFRDHSHSDIGAAIASGSYPIAGMIVAPCSIRTLSAIAWGQLDNLLTRAADVQLKERRRLVLLVRESPLHLGHLRSMLQATEIGAIIAPPMPAFYLKPQSLDEVIDQIAARAINLLDLAKLRAPAKIWSGPGSKGE; via the coding sequence ATGAGCGTGCGGCAAGGCATCATCGTCGGCATCAGCGGCGCCTCGGGCGCCGCGATCGGCATGCGCATCGTCGAATTGCTGGCCGACAATCCGGATTATGCGGTGCATCTCGTGGTCTCGCCCGCGGCCGAGCGAACCTTGAACGAAGAAGTGGGCAGCGATGCGCTGGCGCGGCTGCGCGCGCTCGCCTTCCGCGACCATTCTCATTCGGACATCGGCGCCGCGATCGCCAGCGGCTCTTATCCAATCGCGGGCATGATCGTGGCGCCGTGCTCGATCCGTACGCTCTCGGCGATCGCCTGGGGGCAGCTCGACAACCTCCTGACCCGCGCGGCCGACGTGCAGCTCAAGGAACGGCGCCGGCTGGTGTTGCTGGTCCGCGAGAGCCCGCTGCATCTCGGCCATTTGCGCAGCATGCTGCAGGCGACCGAGATCGGCGCGATCATTGCCCCGCCGATGCCGGCCTTCTATCTAAAACCACAGTCGCTGGACGAGGTGATCGACCAGATCGCCGCACGGGCGATCAACCTGCTCGACCTCGCGAAGCTGCGCGCACCCGCAAAGATCTGGTCCGGCCCCGGCTCCAAAGGCGAGTAG
- a CDS encoding metal-sulfur cluster assembly factor — MTFNDEDLVARIKQALKVVIDPELGHNIVDLGFIYDVQVDDGAAHITMTATTRGCPAASFLKDGVASSARLVPGVDSVDVTMTFEPPWQPSMISPGVRSSLGFAEVN; from the coding sequence ATGACCTTCAATGATGAGGATCTCGTCGCCAGGATAAAGCAGGCGCTGAAGGTCGTGATCGATCCGGAGCTCGGGCACAACATCGTCGACCTCGGCTTCATCTATGATGTCCAGGTCGACGACGGCGCCGCGCACATCACCATGACGGCGACGACACGCGGCTGTCCCGCCGCGTCCTTTCTCAAGGACGGGGTCGCGAGCAGCGCACGCCTCGTTCCGGGTGTGGACTCGGTCGATGTCACCATGACGTTCGAGCCGCCCTGGCAACCCTCGATGATCTCGCCGGGCGTCAGGTCGTCGCTCGGCTTTGCCGAGGTGAATTGA
- a CDS encoding DUF2249 domain-containing protein, with product MTAFVDVDVRPILRAGGEPFSIIMAALERLEPGEGLRLYAPFKPVPLFDVMASKGFAHREAELEGGEWEIRFMPDDGSVGIAEPASAAASDDDWPEPAVHLDNRDLDPPEPMVRILAALEQLAPGQTLHALLSREPVFLFRELEKRGHQWRGGFTPQKDFYQLTVRVQA from the coding sequence ATGACCGCATTCGTCGACGTCGATGTCCGGCCGATCTTGCGCGCAGGCGGCGAGCCATTCTCGATCATCATGGCCGCGCTCGAACGGCTCGAACCCGGAGAGGGGCTGCGGCTCTATGCTCCCTTCAAGCCGGTTCCTCTGTTCGACGTCATGGCGAGCAAGGGCTTTGCTCATCGCGAGGCCGAGCTGGAAGGCGGCGAATGGGAGATCCGCTTCATGCCGGACGATGGCTCGGTCGGAATCGCTGAACCGGCCTCCGCTGCCGCGAGCGACGACGATTGGCCGGAGCCGGCGGTTCATCTCGACAACCGCGACCTCGATCCGCCGGAGCCGATGGTGCGCATTCTGGCTGCCCTGGAGCAACTCGCGCCGGGCCAGACGCTCCACGCCCTGCTCAGTCGCGAACCGGTCTTCCTGTTTCGGGAGCTGGAGAAGCGCGGCCATCAATGGCGCGGCGGCTTCACGCCGCAAAAGGATTTCTATCAACTGACGGTGAGGGTGCAGGCATGA